A portion of the Mycobacterium paraseoulense genome contains these proteins:
- a CDS encoding purple acid phosphatase family protein, whose translation MVDDPPAPHGNDRAPGISRRRLLTTSAVSAALGAGVGGGAALVWSRPSAPALWYQPSRDGAPPVTGLHLQFGRNAGTEAVVSWHTVDAVRNPRVLLGTPASGLGRTVAAETRTYRDAKSNTEVRVNHARLTNLTPDTDYVYAAVHDGAEPEMGTIRTAPSGRKPFRFTSFGDQSTPTVERMPDGSYGTDNIGSPASADTTLAIERMAPLFNLVNGDLCYANLAQDRIRTWSAWFENNTRSARYRPWMPAAGNHENESGNGPIGYGAYQTYFSVPDSGSSPETRGLWYSFTAGSVRVVSLNNDDVAFQDGGNFYVHGYSGGEQKRWLAAELAAARRDPDIDWIVVCMHQTAISTADQPANGADLGIREEWLPLFDHYQVDLVVCGHEHHYERSHPLRGTQQTDTRTPIPVDTRTDVIDPTKGTVHVVIGGGGTSAPTNAFFFPEPRCRVLTGVGAFDPGLGRKSPIYVLEDAPWSAFRDRDNPYGFAAFDVDPGPPGGNTSIKATHYALSGPFGEVTVVDRFTLTKPRRDRPA comes from the coding sequence GTGGTCGACGATCCCCCAGCACCCCACGGCAACGACCGCGCCCCCGGCATCAGCCGGCGCAGGCTGTTGACGACCAGCGCGGTCTCGGCCGCCCTCGGGGCAGGCGTCGGGGGCGGGGCCGCCCTGGTCTGGTCCCGGCCCAGCGCACCGGCCCTGTGGTATCAGCCCAGCCGTGACGGCGCGCCGCCGGTGACCGGGCTGCACCTGCAATTCGGCCGGAACGCCGGCACCGAGGCGGTGGTGTCGTGGCACACCGTCGACGCGGTCCGCAACCCGCGCGTCCTGCTCGGCACTCCGGCGTCGGGCCTCGGGCGCACGGTCGCCGCCGAAACCCGCACCTATCGCGACGCCAAGTCCAACACCGAAGTCCGCGTGAACCACGCCCGCCTGACGAACCTCACCCCGGACACCGACTACGTCTACGCCGCCGTGCACGACGGCGCGGAGCCGGAAATGGGCACCATCCGCACCGCGCCGTCTGGGCGAAAACCGTTTCGCTTCACCAGTTTCGGCGATCAGTCGACGCCGACGGTGGAGCGGATGCCCGACGGCAGCTACGGCACGGACAACATCGGGTCGCCCGCGTCCGCCGACACCACCCTCGCGATCGAACGCATGGCGCCGCTGTTCAACCTGGTCAACGGCGACCTGTGCTACGCCAACCTCGCCCAAGACCGGATCCGCACCTGGTCGGCCTGGTTCGAGAACAACACGCGCTCGGCCCGCTACCGGCCGTGGATGCCGGCGGCCGGCAACCACGAGAACGAATCGGGTAACGGCCCCATCGGTTACGGCGCCTATCAAACGTACTTTTCGGTGCCCGACTCGGGATCGAGCCCCGAGACCCGCGGACTGTGGTACTCGTTCACCGCCGGCTCGGTGCGGGTGGTCAGCCTGAACAACGACGACGTGGCGTTTCAGGACGGCGGCAATTTCTACGTGCACGGCTACTCGGGCGGCGAGCAAAAGCGTTGGCTGGCAGCCGAACTCGCCGCCGCCCGGCGGGACCCGGACATCGACTGGATCGTTGTGTGCATGCACCAGACGGCGATCTCCACCGCCGACCAGCCCGCGAACGGTGCCGACCTGGGCATCCGCGAGGAATGGCTGCCATTGTTCGACCACTATCAGGTCGACCTGGTGGTATGCGGCCACGAACACCATTACGAACGGTCGCACCCGTTGCGCGGCACGCAGCAGACCGACACCCGAACGCCGATACCCGTGGACACCCGCACCGACGTCATCGACCCCACCAAGGGAACGGTGCACGTCGTCATCGGCGGCGGCGGCACGTCCGCGCCCACCAATGCGTTCTTCTTCCCCGAGCCGCGCTGCCGCGTGCTGACCGGGGTCGGCGCGTTCGACCCCGGCCTCGGGCGCAAGTCGCCGATCTACGTCTTGGAGGACGCGCCGTGGTCCGCCTTCCGCGACCGGGACAATCCTTACGGCTTCGCGGCGTTCGACGTGGACCCGGGCCCGCCCGGCGGCAACACCTCGATCAAGGCCACGCACTACGCGCTCAGTGGGCCGTTCGGCGAAGTGACCGTGGTGGACCGGTTCACCCTGACCAAGCCGCGCCGGGACAGGCCGGCCTAG
- the ypfJ gene encoding KPN_02809 family neutral zinc metallopeptidase, which yields MTFNEGMQIDTSTASSSGGGGMGMALGGGGLGLLILIGALLLGVDPGRVMDQSQTNTGGYSAPGFDLSQCKTGADANKYVQCRVVATGNSVDAVWRQLMPKYTRPHVRLFTGSVDTGCGPATTAVGPFYCPVDQTAYFDTDFFQELVDKFGSSGGPFAQEYVVAHEYGHHVQQLQGVLGRSQQGAKGAGGNGVRTELQADCYAGIWAHYASTVKQESTGVPYLEPLSDRDIQDALSAAASVGDDRIQKEATGRVNPESWTHGSSEQRQHWFTVGYQTGDPKQCDTFDAPSLG from the coding sequence ATGACCTTCAACGAGGGTATGCAGATCGACACCAGCACCGCGTCCTCGTCGGGCGGGGGCGGGATGGGGATGGCGCTCGGGGGCGGCGGCCTCGGCCTGCTCATCCTGATCGGGGCGTTGCTGTTGGGCGTCGACCCGGGCCGCGTGATGGACCAGTCGCAGACGAACACCGGGGGCTACTCCGCGCCCGGGTTCGACCTGAGCCAGTGCAAGACCGGGGCCGACGCGAACAAGTACGTGCAGTGCCGCGTGGTCGCCACGGGCAACTCCGTGGACGCGGTCTGGCGCCAGCTGATGCCGAAGTACACCCGGCCGCACGTGCGGCTGTTCACCGGGTCGGTCGACACCGGCTGCGGACCGGCCACCACCGCGGTGGGGCCGTTCTACTGCCCGGTGGACCAGACCGCGTACTTCGACACCGATTTCTTCCAGGAGCTGGTCGACAAGTTCGGTTCCAGCGGTGGGCCGTTCGCCCAGGAGTACGTGGTCGCCCACGAATACGGCCACCACGTTCAGCAGTTGCAGGGCGTCCTGGGCCGTTCCCAGCAGGGCGCGAAGGGCGCCGGCGGCAACGGCGTGCGCACGGAGCTGCAGGCGGACTGTTACGCGGGCATCTGGGCACACTACGCGTCGACCGTCAAGCAGGAGAGCACCGGCGTGCCCTACCTAGAGCCGTTGAGCGACCGGGATATTCAGGACGCCCTGTCAGCGGCGGCCTCGGTGGGCGATGACCGCATCCAGAAGGAAGCGACCGGGCGGGTCAACCCCGAGTCGTGGACCCACGGCTCCTCGGAGCAACGGCAGCACTGGTTCACCGTCGGCTACCAGACCGGCGACCCGAAGCAGTGCGACACCTTCGACGCGCCCAGCCTGGGCTAG
- a CDS encoding patatin-like phospholipase family protein → MPTAFVLSGGASLGAIHVGMLLALADEGERPDLIVGTSVGAVNGGWIASRPDGPGIRGLAELWTSLSRRDIFPTHPIAGAMGMLGRRPHLVPNTGLRRLLSDKLQFARLEDAPIPLHVVATDVISGGDVLLSSGNAVDAIAASAAIPGVFPPVRINGRDLMDGGVVNNTPVSHAVALGADRVWVLPTGYSCALPAAPKTAVNMVLHAMTLAVNHRLAVDVERFERAVDLRVIRPLCPVATSGADFSNGATLIERSHAATRKWLAGRPPSTGQAGLLEPHLH, encoded by the coding sequence GTGCCCACGGCCTTCGTGTTGTCCGGCGGGGCCAGCCTCGGCGCGATCCACGTCGGAATGCTGCTGGCGCTGGCCGACGAGGGGGAACGCCCCGACCTGATCGTCGGGACGTCCGTGGGCGCGGTCAACGGCGGATGGATCGCCTCACGGCCCGACGGTCCGGGGATTCGCGGACTGGCCGAGCTGTGGACGTCGCTGTCGCGGAGGGACATCTTCCCCACTCACCCGATCGCCGGCGCGATGGGCATGCTGGGCCGCCGGCCGCACCTGGTCCCCAACACCGGGTTGCGGCGGCTGCTGTCCGACAAATTGCAGTTCGCCCGGCTGGAGGACGCCCCGATCCCGCTGCACGTGGTGGCCACCGACGTGATCTCCGGCGGCGACGTCCTGCTGTCGTCGGGCAACGCCGTCGATGCCATCGCCGCCAGCGCCGCCATCCCGGGCGTCTTCCCGCCGGTGCGGATCAACGGGCGCGACCTGATGGACGGCGGCGTCGTGAACAACACGCCGGTGTCGCACGCGGTCGCGCTGGGCGCCGACCGCGTCTGGGTGCTGCCCACCGGGTACTCGTGCGCCCTGCCCGCGGCGCCGAAGACGGCGGTCAACATGGTGTTGCACGCCATGACCCTGGCCGTGAACCATCGCCTGGCCGTCGACGTCGAGCGCTTCGAGCGCGCGGTCGACCTGCGCGTCATCCGGCCGCTGTGCCCCGTCGCCACCTCCGGCGCCGACTTCTCGAACGGCGCAACGCTTATCGAGCGATCGCACGCGGCCACCCGTAAGTGGCTGGCCGGCCGGCCGCCATCCACCGGCCAGGCCGGATTGCTCGAGCCGCACCTGCACTAG
- a CDS encoding oxidoreductase: protein MATTIALVGPGAVGTTVAALLHQAGHSVLLCGHTPRDSVELRPDGADPIIVPGPVHTDPGEVTGPVDVVVLAVKATQNDAAAGWLARLCGVHTIVVVLQNGVEQVEQVQPHCPSSPVVPGIVWYSAEARPEGWIRLRTEAALVLPSGPSAQAIAELLRGAGCRVDCDPDFITAAWRKLLTNALAGFMALAGRRSGMYRRDDVADLSRRYVAECLAVARAEGARLPDGIVDELGELFRRAPEDMGTSILADRENHRRMEWDIRNGVIVRKARAHNLATPISDVVVPLLAAASDGPG from the coding sequence ATCGCCACCACCATCGCACTAGTCGGCCCCGGCGCCGTCGGCACGACGGTCGCCGCGCTGCTGCACCAGGCCGGGCATTCGGTGCTGTTGTGCGGCCACACGCCCCGAGACAGCGTCGAATTGCGGCCCGACGGCGCCGATCCGATCATCGTCCCCGGCCCGGTGCACACCGATCCCGGCGAGGTCACCGGACCCGTCGACGTCGTGGTGCTGGCGGTCAAGGCCACCCAGAACGACGCCGCCGCCGGATGGCTGGCGCGCCTGTGTGGCGTGCACACCATCGTCGTCGTGCTGCAGAACGGCGTGGAGCAGGTCGAGCAGGTGCAGCCGCATTGCCCGTCGTCGCCCGTGGTCCCGGGGATCGTCTGGTACTCCGCCGAGGCCCGGCCCGAGGGCTGGATCCGGCTGCGCACCGAGGCCGCACTGGTGCTGCCCAGCGGGCCTTCGGCGCAGGCGATCGCCGAGCTGCTGCGCGGCGCCGGGTGCCGGGTGGACTGCGATCCCGACTTCATCACCGCGGCGTGGCGCAAGCTGCTCACCAATGCGCTGGCCGGGTTCATGGCGCTGGCCGGCCGGCGGTCCGGGATGTACCGCCGTGACGACGTCGCCGACCTGTCCCGCCGGTACGTCGCCGAATGCCTGGCGGTGGCGCGGGCCGAAGGCGCCCGGCTGCCCGACGGCATCGTCGACGAGTTGGGCGAGCTGTTCCGCCGGGCCCCCGAGGACATGGGGACGTCGATCCTGGCCGACCGGGAGAACCACAGGCGGATGGAATGGGACATCCGCAACGGGGTGATCGTCCGCAAGGCCCGCGCCCACAACCTGGCGACGCCGATCAGCGACGTCGTGGTGCCGTTACTGGCCGCGGCCAGCGACGGGCCAGGATAG
- a CDS encoding MFS transporter, protein MSDITHERTDAAELSAWAPLRNPVFRSLFIAQFVSNVGTWMQSVAAQWFLIEDHSSATIVALVQTASLGPTLLLALFAGALADVFNQRRLLMFLQSYAVLVALALAGLTYFGHLTPAALLLFTLAIGVASALTAPAWQAIQPEVVPREQITAAATLASVSVNVARVVGPAIGGVVLAWAGAAAVFAINAISFVGIIIALAAWRPPTQIAPTEREHLGQAIVTGLAYAVNGPIFRRILLRAALFVFPASALLALLPVTAADTWHLGAGGYGVALGAIGVGALLAVAVPGALRQKVPPNTLLAGCAAGYGVATLAAVWLPFAAATPFLVLSGMTWLITLTTLNAAAQLHLPRWVRARGLAMYLLVFTGSQAIGSYLWGLIATREGLGVALTVSAVLLGAAALSVVPLGLRPETGKLSRDISRAWPTPMVMFEPCPNDGPVLVTVRYRVATENLEEFVGAMGAVRRSRLRTGGHSWGLYHSLEHPDTILERFTVPSWTEFERQHTERWLESDHDGVTKAVGYTLDSTRRHEYYLALRVHH, encoded by the coding sequence ATGTCGGATATCACGCACGAGCGCACCGACGCCGCGGAGCTGTCGGCGTGGGCGCCGTTGCGCAATCCCGTTTTCCGTTCGCTGTTCATCGCACAGTTCGTCTCCAACGTCGGCACCTGGATGCAAAGCGTGGCGGCGCAATGGTTCCTGATCGAAGATCACAGCAGCGCCACGATCGTGGCACTGGTCCAGACGGCAAGCCTGGGGCCGACGCTGCTGTTGGCATTGTTCGCCGGCGCGCTCGCCGACGTGTTCAATCAGCGCCGGTTGCTGATGTTCCTGCAGTCCTATGCGGTGTTGGTAGCGCTGGCGTTGGCGGGGCTGACCTACTTCGGCCACCTCACCCCCGCGGCGCTGCTGCTGTTCACCTTGGCCATCGGCGTCGCCTCGGCGCTGACCGCCCCGGCCTGGCAGGCGATTCAACCCGAGGTCGTCCCGCGCGAGCAGATAACGGCCGCCGCCACATTGGCCAGCGTCTCGGTGAACGTCGCCCGAGTGGTCGGCCCCGCCATCGGCGGCGTCGTCCTGGCGTGGGCCGGTGCCGCAGCGGTCTTCGCGATCAACGCGATCTCGTTCGTCGGCATCATCATCGCCTTGGCTGCGTGGCGCCCGCCCACACAGATCGCGCCCACCGAACGAGAACACCTCGGCCAGGCCATCGTCACCGGACTGGCCTACGCGGTCAACGGTCCGATCTTCCGCCGGATACTTTTGCGCGCAGCCCTTTTCGTCTTCCCCGCTTCGGCCCTGTTGGCGCTCTTACCGGTCACCGCCGCCGACACCTGGCACCTGGGAGCCGGTGGCTACGGTGTGGCGCTGGGTGCCATCGGCGTGGGCGCGCTGCTCGCCGTGGCGGTTCCCGGTGCGCTGCGCCAGAAGGTGCCGCCCAACACCCTGCTGGCCGGCTGCGCGGCGGGGTACGGCGTTGCCACGCTCGCGGCGGTCTGGCTGCCGTTCGCCGCGGCGACGCCGTTCCTGGTGTTGTCGGGGATGACCTGGTTGATCACCCTGACGACGTTGAACGCCGCCGCGCAGCTGCACCTGCCGCGCTGGGTCCGCGCCCGCGGGCTGGCGATGTACCTGTTGGTCTTCACCGGATCTCAGGCCATCGGCTCGTATCTCTGGGGCCTCATCGCCACGCGCGAGGGGCTTGGCGTGGCGTTGACGGTGTCGGCGGTGTTGCTGGGCGCCGCCGCCCTCAGCGTCGTCCCGCTCGGGTTGCGGCCGGAGACCGGGAAGCTGAGCCGCGACATTTCGCGGGCCTGGCCGACGCCGATGGTCATGTTCGAACCATGCCCCAACGACGGGCCGGTGCTGGTGACCGTCCGGTATCGGGTGGCGACCGAGAACCTCGAAGAGTTCGTCGGCGCGATGGGCGCGGTGCGGCGCTCGCGGTTGCGCACGGGAGGTCACAGCTGGGGCCTGTATCACAGCCTCGAGCACCCCGACACGATCCTGGAGAGGTTCACCGTGCCGTCGTGGACCGAATTCGAGCGCCAGCACACCGAACGCTGGCTGGAGTCCGACCACGACGGGGTGACGAAGGCGGTGGGCTACACCCTCGACAGCACGCGGCGACACGAGTACTACCTCGCGTTGCGGGTGCACCACTGA
- a CDS encoding SRPBCC family protein — protein MFPCERVDMSFIDNAPFVFRNSVDLAITPEQLFEVLADAQAWPRWASVITKVTWTSPEPRGVGTTRVVEMRGGMVGNEEFLAWEPFSHMAFRFNECSTQAVAAFAEDYRVELITGGCRLTWTMAQKPAGPARPAMYVVGPLLNLGLRRFLRNLRRYTDDRYSATRQH, from the coding sequence ATGTTCCCCTGTGAGCGCGTGGACATGAGCTTCATCGACAACGCGCCTTTCGTGTTCCGCAACAGCGTCGACCTCGCGATCACGCCCGAGCAGCTGTTCGAGGTGCTCGCCGACGCCCAGGCGTGGCCGCGCTGGGCGAGCGTGATCACTAAGGTCACCTGGACCAGCCCCGAGCCGCGCGGCGTGGGCACCACCCGCGTCGTCGAGATGCGCGGCGGCATGGTGGGCAACGAGGAATTCCTGGCCTGGGAGCCGTTCAGCCACATGGCTTTTCGGTTCAACGAATGCTCGACCCAGGCCGTCGCCGCGTTCGCCGAGGACTACCGGGTCGAGCTCATTACGGGCGGTTGCCGGCTGACGTGGACGATGGCGCAGAAGCCAGCGGGCCCCGCCCGGCCGGCGATGTACGTGGTGGGGCCGCTGCTGAATCTCGGGCTGCGCCGCTTCCTGCGCAACCTGCGCCGCTACACCGACGACCGCTACTCCGCGACCCGGCAACATTAG
- the aspS gene encoding aspartate--tRNA ligase: MFVLRSHAAGSLRSSDAGQQVTLAGWVSRRRDHGGVIFIDLRDASGIAQVVFRNADVLAQAHRLRAEFCVAVTGVVEIRPEGNANPEIATGDIEVNAASLTVLGESAPLPFQLDEPAGEELRLKYRYLDLRRDGPAAAMRLRSKVNAAAREVLARHDFVEVETPTITRSTPEGARDFLVPSRLHPGSFYALPQSPQLFKQLLMVAGMERYYQIARCYRDEDFRADRQPEFTQLDMEMSFVDAEDIIAISEEILTALWALIGYQVPTPIPRITYADAMRRFGSDKPDMRFSLELVECTEFFKDTTFRVFQAPYVGAVVMPGGASQPRRTLDGWQEWAKQRGHRGLAYVLVGDDGTLSGPVAKNLSDAERDGLAAHVGAKPGDCIFFSAGPPRSSRALLGAARNEIADRLGLIDPEAWAFVWVVDPPLFEPADEATAAGDVAVGSGAWTAVHHAFTSPKPEYEGVVDTDPGTVLADAYDIVCNGNEIGGGSIRIHRRDIQERVFAVMGLDKAEAEEKFGFLLEAFTFGAPPHGGIAFGWDRINALLSRVDSIREVIAFPKTGGGVDPLTDAPAPITAQQRKESGIDAKPEKVERA; this comes from the coding sequence GTGTTTGTGCTGCGCAGCCACGCCGCCGGTTCGCTGAGAAGTAGCGACGCCGGACAGCAGGTGACGCTGGCGGGCTGGGTGTCTCGCCGCCGCGACCACGGCGGCGTCATCTTCATCGACCTGCGCGACGCCTCCGGCATCGCGCAGGTGGTGTTCCGCAACGCTGACGTGCTGGCCCAGGCACACCGGCTGCGCGCGGAGTTCTGCGTCGCGGTCACCGGTGTCGTGGAGATCCGCCCGGAGGGCAACGCCAACCCGGAGATCGCCACCGGCGACATCGAGGTCAACGCGGCGTCGCTGACCGTGCTCGGCGAGAGCGCGCCGCTGCCGTTCCAGCTCGACGAGCCCGCCGGCGAGGAACTGCGGCTGAAGTACCGCTACCTGGACCTGCGCCGCGACGGCCCGGCCGCGGCAATGCGCTTGCGCTCCAAGGTGAATGCCGCCGCGCGCGAGGTGCTGGCCCGGCACGACTTCGTCGAGGTCGAAACGCCGACGATCACCCGCTCCACCCCGGAAGGCGCCCGCGACTTTCTGGTGCCCTCGCGGCTGCATCCCGGATCGTTCTACGCGCTGCCGCAGAGTCCGCAGCTGTTCAAGCAGCTGCTGATGGTGGCCGGGATGGAGCGCTACTACCAGATCGCCCGCTGCTATCGCGACGAGGATTTCCGCGCCGACCGCCAGCCCGAGTTCACCCAGCTCGACATGGAGATGAGCTTCGTCGACGCCGAGGACATCATCGCCATCTCCGAGGAGATCCTGACCGCGCTGTGGGCGCTGATCGGATACCAGGTCCCGACGCCCATCCCGCGGATCACCTACGCCGACGCGATGCGCCGGTTCGGCTCGGACAAGCCGGACATGCGCTTCTCCCTCGAGCTCGTCGAGTGCACAGAGTTCTTCAAAGACACCACCTTTCGCGTGTTCCAGGCGCCCTACGTCGGCGCGGTCGTGATGCCCGGCGGGGCGTCGCAGCCGCGGCGCACGCTGGACGGCTGGCAGGAATGGGCCAAACAGCGCGGGCACCGCGGGTTGGCCTATGTGCTGGTCGGTGACGACGGCACGCTGAGCGGTCCGGTGGCCAAGAACCTCAGCGACGCCGAACGGGACGGGCTGGCCGCCCATGTCGGGGCGAAGCCGGGGGACTGCATCTTCTTCTCGGCCGGCCCGCCGAGGTCGTCGCGGGCCCTGCTGGGGGCCGCGCGCAACGAGATCGCCGACCGCCTGGGCCTGATCGACCCGGAGGCGTGGGCGTTCGTCTGGGTGGTGGACCCGCCGCTGTTCGAGCCCGCCGACGAGGCGACCGCCGCCGGTGACGTGGCCGTCGGCTCCGGGGCCTGGACCGCGGTGCATCACGCGTTCACCTCGCCCAAGCCGGAGTACGAGGGTGTGGTCGACACCGACCCGGGCACGGTGCTGGCCGACGCCTACGACATCGTCTGCAACGGCAACGAGATCGGCGGTGGCTCGATCCGTATCCACCGCCGCGACATCCAGGAGCGCGTGTTCGCCGTGATGGGCCTGGACAAAGCCGAGGCCGAGGAGAAGTTCGGATTCCTGTTGGAGGCGTTCACCTTTGGCGCGCCGCCCCACGGCGGAATCGCCTTCGGCTGGGACCGGATCAACGCGCTGCTGTCCCGGGTGGACTCGATCCGCGAGGTGATCGCGTTCCCCAAGACCGGCGGCGGCGTCGACCCGCTCACCGACGCCCCGGCTCCCATCACCGCCCAGCAGCGCAAGGAGTCCGGAATAGACGCCAAGCCCGAGAAGGTTGAGCGGGCATGA
- a CDS encoding FUSC family protein has product MATSRLTLAPTVLAASRAGLKRVRGTWFNLVQTSVAAGASWYLAHDVLHHPQPFFAPIAAAVSLSTSNVLRAQRAIQMMIGVTLGIGMGTLVQGVLGPGAVSIGVAALIALYAAVFIGHGLIGQGMMFANQTVVSAILVLALFHSGVGWERINDALIGGGVAIVFAVLLFPADPLQVLRSARVGVLGVLHGVLTGTADVAAGRRVPAQDWQLAMADRVHQQLGGLIEARTTARQVVRIAPRRWRVREVVGVADHQAIHVVQLAGSVLQLARVVVPAADGRRDRLPTPVPAVLVQLAAATALADSDPAGAAAYAAGARRSASGLQADARDRTEVVLAGAVAACVDDLQRVIDLRHA; this is encoded by the coding sequence GTGGCGACATCGCGGCTGACGCTGGCTCCCACGGTTTTGGCCGCGTCCCGCGCCGGGCTCAAACGCGTGCGCGGAACCTGGTTCAACCTCGTGCAGACCTCGGTGGCCGCGGGCGCGTCGTGGTACCTCGCGCACGACGTGCTGCACCACCCGCAGCCGTTCTTCGCGCCGATCGCCGCCGCGGTGTCCCTGTCGACCAGCAACGTGCTACGCGCGCAGCGCGCCATTCAGATGATGATCGGCGTGACCCTGGGCATCGGGATGGGCACCCTGGTCCAGGGTGTGCTCGGGCCCGGCGCGGTATCCATCGGCGTCGCCGCGCTGATCGCCCTGTACGCCGCGGTGTTCATCGGGCACGGGCTGATCGGGCAGGGAATGATGTTCGCCAACCAGACCGTCGTCTCGGCGATCCTGGTGTTGGCGCTCTTCCACAGCGGCGTCGGTTGGGAACGTATCAACGACGCCCTCATCGGGGGCGGGGTGGCCATCGTGTTCGCGGTCCTGCTCTTCCCCGCTGACCCGTTGCAGGTGCTGCGCAGCGCGCGCGTCGGCGTGCTGGGCGTCCTGCACGGTGTCTTGACGGGCACCGCGGACGTCGCCGCGGGGCGGCGTGTGCCCGCGCAAGACTGGCAGTTGGCGATGGCCGACCGCGTGCACCAGCAACTGGGCGGGCTCATCGAGGCCCGGACCACCGCCCGCCAGGTGGTCCGCATCGCCCCCCGGCGCTGGAGGGTGCGCGAGGTCGTTGGCGTCGCGGATCACCAGGCCATCCACGTGGTCCAGCTGGCCGGCTCCGTCCTGCAGCTGGCCCGCGTCGTCGTCCCCGCGGCGGACGGCCGCCGCGACCGGTTGCCCACGCCCGTGCCCGCCGTCCTGGTCCAACTCGCGGCGGCGACGGCCCTCGCCGACTCGGACCCCGCCGGGGCCGCGGCATACGCCGCCGGGGCGCGTCGCAGCGCCTCAGGGCTGCAGGCCGACGCCCGCGACCGGACCGAGGTGGTGCTGGCCGGCGCCGTCGCGGCCTGCGTCGACGACCTGCAGCGGGTGATCGACCTCCGGCACGCGTGA
- a CDS encoding MmcQ/YjbR family DNA-binding protein codes for MATWYDVARIVRELALTSEPSPHDWRVGKKLLAWERPLRPSEREALTREGLEPPGGDILGVRVSDEGVKFGLIADEPGVYFTTPHFDGYPVVLVQLAKISVRDLEDLVTEAWLTQAPRKLVQEFLADSR; via the coding sequence GTGGCCACGTGGTACGACGTCGCCCGCATCGTCCGTGAGCTGGCACTCACCTCGGAGCCGTCGCCGCATGACTGGCGGGTCGGCAAGAAGTTGCTGGCCTGGGAGCGGCCGTTGCGCCCGTCGGAACGCGAGGCGCTCACCCGCGAGGGGTTGGAACCGCCCGGGGGCGACATCCTCGGCGTGCGGGTGTCCGACGAGGGGGTCAAGTTCGGGTTGATCGCCGATGAGCCGGGCGTCTACTTCACAACACCGCATTTCGACGGCTACCCGGTCGTGCTGGTCCAGCTGGCCAAGATCTCGGTCCGCGACCTCGAGGACCTGGTCACCGAGGCATGGCTGACGCAGGCCCCGAGGAAGTTGGTCCAGGAATTCCTGGCCGACTCCCGCTGA
- a CDS encoding nitroreductase family deazaflavin-dependent oxidoreductase has translation MTQMPDTDTINAFNKSIIDEFRTNGGKVGGQFENADLLLLTTTGAKSGQPRVSPLAYCHIDGKLIIIGSFAGAPVSPAWVHNLRANPAARVEIGAPQGVQEFAVTAHELPSDERDALFDKITVAAPGFAEYQSKTSRVIPLFELQRT, from the coding sequence ATGACCCAAATGCCTGACACCGACACGATCAACGCGTTCAACAAGAGCATCATCGACGAGTTCCGGACCAACGGCGGCAAGGTGGGCGGCCAGTTCGAGAACGCCGACCTGCTGTTGCTCACCACGACCGGCGCCAAGTCCGGACAGCCGCGGGTCTCGCCGCTGGCCTACTGCCACATCGACGGCAAGCTCATCATCATCGGCTCCTTCGCCGGCGCACCGGTCAGTCCGGCGTGGGTGCACAACCTGCGGGCCAACCCGGCGGCCCGGGTCGAGATCGGCGCCCCGCAGGGAGTGCAAGAGTTCGCCGTGACGGCGCACGAGTTGCCGTCCGACGAGCGCGACGCGCTCTTCGACAAGATCACCGTCGCCGCACCCGGGTTCGCCGAATACCAGTCGAAGACCAGCCGGGTCATCCCGTTGTTCGAATTGCAGCGCACCTAG